Sequence from the Caldisalinibacter kiritimatiensis genome:
TTAATCCGATAGATAATCCTAGAGCATTAGCCATTATTGGCCTTGCTGTATATGCATATGCTTTTTCAAGTGCTATTTTACTATTATATCCTATGTCTTTTAAACTTCTCCACACAGAAGTAAAATGAACAGCATAGTCAATCCCAACACCAATAGTTATACTAAATATTGTAGCAGTAAATAAATTCAACGATATCCCTGTAAAACCCATAAACCCAAAGATTATAAGCATAGTAAAAGCTATTGGTAATAACGATATAATTGTTGGCTTAATTTTCTTAAGAGAGATAAAAAGCAATACAAATACCAAACTAAATGCTAATAGAATAGATTTTACTTGGCCTGTTAGCATGCTATCATTCAATTCTTTCATCATATACTGTGCTCCAGTTGCCTTTATTTCTAAATCTTTATATTTATTGTTAAATTCAAATATTTTTTTATTTATTATTTCTAGTGTTTCATTCTCTAAATCTTTTGGAAAAACAATTATCCTAGCACTCTTTCTTTCCCTATCTAATAAATGTGCTATTGGGTTATTATCTTCAGTAATTATTAAAGAACTAATATAATTTACTTGTTTTAAATTTCTTGGGTAAGTAGGATGCTCTAATTCTAGTAATCCTGCATTAACAAGTGATAATGCATCATAAGTACTTATGGCTTTTTTTACGTACTTTGAATTAACTAAATCTTTTTCCAACTTAGTAAATCTATGAGCATAACTTGGTTCTAAGGGGTCTTTTTCCGTTTTAATATATAGATAAACTGGAATACTTCCGTCATTAACTTCCATAATTTTTTCAAAACTTTCATATACCTTAGTATGATTTCGATAAATTAGCAACTGATTAAACTCAGTAGATAAATTTTGTATTCCAATAAAAGCAACAACAAGCAAGATAATTACAATAACTATACTTGCAACTCCCCATAATCTTTTAATTTTTCTAGTAAAAAATATACCATTACTTACAGGTTTATTCAAATTGATGTTTCCAACAAGAATAAGAGGAAGAACATACCAAGTAGCTACCCCTGCTAATAATATTCCTAAAGAGGCAAATAAAGCTAAGTCTTTAATAGCATCCGTATTCATAACTAACAAAGACATAAATCCTGCCATAGAAGTTACAGTTGTAATAATCATAGGTACACCTACCATTTTAAGTGTTTCTACAATGCTACGTATTCTTCCTTTTCCTTCAGAACAAGAATCTTGAACATGTGACACAAAATGAAGACCATCTGCACTACCTATTACTATTGTAAATATAGGTGCTAAAACTGTAATTATAGATACTGGTTTTCCTATCCAACCTATTGTTCCCATAGTCCAAAGAGCAGCAATACCTGCTGGTAGTATAGAAAGAAAAGTAGCTTTAATATTTCCCATTTGTGTTCTAAACACTATAAAAATTAATAAGAATGCAGCCGGTGGTAAAAAACACAGAATCATCAATATATAATCAATAATTTTATGCTGCATATACATATCTCCAGTAATATAATGTGTTATTTGATTATTATTTAAGTAATTTTCTATTTGTTTAAGTCCATTACCACCAAAACTATTGCCATGAAAAACAGTAAATAAACCATATATTTTATTATTCTTCTGTATTAAAGTAGATAGCTCACCCATACCTTCATAATGCTCTTTAAGAAAATCTAAATTTTCTTCAGTTAAAGTAGTATTTAAATTAATCGATTCATCATCCATTTCTATTTTCTCTGGAGCTGGTCCATTAATAAACTCAATGTTATCTATTCCTTCTAAAAAATTTTGTATTTGTCTAAATTGTTTAATAACATTCAACGATATGTCTTGACTATCAATTTCTACTAAAAAAATTGTTTGCTCTGAAGTATTAAATGTTGAATTCATTTCATCTAATATTTGCTTATGTTCAGAATTTTGTGGTGTGAAAATATCAAAATCCGACTTGATTTTAAGCTTAGTAACACCAGCAATAGCAAAAATGTTTAGTAAAATAAAGAAAACAATAAAAATTTTACGATTATTTTTTATTAATTTAACATAGGCATTCATCTTTTCTCCCCCCCTTGTAAACCCAATATTTACTTAGAAATTCCGTTTAATAAAATGTCAAGTATCATATCTGCTTGTTTCTTGATACTGTATTTTTCACTTTGAATATTTAAAATTTTTTCAAATATATTAGTATAAAATAACATTCCGAATAAAGCTTTTTGTAAGAAAAAATTATCTATGTCTCTAAATACTCCTTCATTTTTACCTTTTTCAAATATATCATTTGATATGCTTTCAAGTTTAACCCAAACCCTTTCTATGAATAGCTCTCTTATTGATGGATTAATCATCATTTCTTGTATAATTACCTGAAAAGCATTTGAATTTTCTTTAAAAAAAGTAAGTCTTTCTATAAGAATGTTTTGTAACATATCTTGTATAGATTTATTCTCTGAAAGTAACTTAGGAAATGAATGTTCAAATGAGTAGTTTAAAAAGTCTTGTATTATTGTCTCTACAACTATATTTAATAGATTATCCTTATTGTCATAGTACTTAAATATAGTAGCTTCTGAAATACCAGCTTTCTTAGCAATTTCACGAGAAGAAGTAGCTGCATACCCTTTTTCAGCAATAAGTTCAATGGTGCTATCAATTATTTTCCTTTTTGTTACTTCAGCTCTATTCATATGATTACCTCCATTTCTTGATTTCCTATTTTTAAAATAATATTATCTATTTCTTTGTATACTTATTATTTTTTACCATATGTATATTTCTACTTTCTATAAAACCTAATTTCTTATAATATTTATAGGCCTTTTTATTTGATGAAGTAACCCCTTCAGGGTCTTCATTATAAAGTGCAAAAATCATCTCTTGTAATTGAACTTTGTCTTTTGACTTATATTCTCTAAGGTTTATACACATTGTTAATCATCCTTTAATTTAAGTAATAGTCTTATAATTATCTATACTTACTATCATTATTATTTTTTCATTTATTATCTTTATAAACTATACAGCTTTATTTTTCTCTTTTAATCTCAATAAGTATTTAATATCTTCTAAGCAATTGATTGTGTATGTAGGTTTAACATCACCCTTCCATTTACGTCCATTTCTATTTATCCAACATGTTTTCATGCCAACTCTACGCATATTGGATAAAATTCACCAACAATTTCAAAAATAACATGTGTACCTTCATAAGGAACTGCATTATAATGTTTCAATGAAATTGGATAACATGACAAATCAAAAATAAAGATTCTAAATCAATACTTTTTCTTCTAAAAATTTTACGAAAGCCATTTTATAATTTAATATTCATATTGGAAAAATCAACTAATAAAGGAATAATCCCATCAGAATGAAAATAATAGAAATAGTAAATACAGAAATATTTAAACGCATTAATTTGTTTTATCTTCAAATACATTTATAACAAATTCTCTAAACTCATTATAATCAAAGGTTAATTTGTATAATTTTATTAGAGTTAATGATAATAGTACTGCAATAATCCAACTAAAACCTACATTTGTAGTGAACACTTTGTACCAAGTAAATATTACAAGTGCAAAACCAAATATACCTATATAATTAAGCCATTTAGGTCGTTCTTTAGCATACGCTTTATTGATTTCCCATTCTTTCCACTTATCTCCTAAAGCAACTATTAGAATTCTAGTTAAAATGCCCACAAAAGCCCAGAAAAAACATAATATACTAAAATAATTCAAATCCATTTTAACCCCTCCTAGAATAATTTATAATTCAAGAATTAATACTTGTGAGTGTGCACTTACTCACTATATCATTATAATAAACATATCCCTTCTCCACGCAAATTATCGTCTTCAGCTCTACAAATCTAACACTATCTTTTCCATATCCTCACCGTTACAAAACTTCAAAAATCTATATAAAGGTATTTGTCTGAATATTTGCCTCATTTATTGTCCTACTTTGTCTGATTTTCTTTCCATGCCTTTGCTTTTTCATCTATTTTATTAATAAATTTGTTTTTTCCTCTAACATAACTATCTATGTCATATGTATACTTTTCAGCTAGTTTCTCCTTTAACTGTGAATATTCCTTAGCTTCATTCGGATGATTTATTAAATAATCTCTAAAATTAATATGTCTTTCAATTTCCTTATTTCCTCCTTTTATAAAGAACCTTCTTCTTTGAATCCCATACTCTCCCATAGCTACATATCCTAATTCTGCCATACAACAATTATAACTATCTACTTCACCTATATCTGATACTACAACTAGTATATCTATAATAGGTTTAGCTTTAATACCCGGAATAGCAGTACTTTCTATATGGTGAACATCGATTATTATTTCTCTCATTACTGCTCTAATTTTTTTGCTTCTTTTTCATAGATTTTTTTCCAAACAGTTGTATATGGAACTACCTCCAACTTTCGTTTTTTTAAGTTAGTCATCTAATACCCCCTTATCAAACTTAAAAACTAAATTTTCTTTTCCACTGAAGAATTTATATTCCTTTTATATGTCATTAAAATAATCCCCGCAAATATAAAAGTAATGAATATTGATACTGTATATTTTAAACTATTAGGTATATCTATTAATTCACCATAGAAATTCATACTAAAATGAAATAACACCCCTGATAAAATACTTTTATTGTTTTTATTGTATAGCCAGTCCATAATAATACTTGTTGGTATAAACATACCTATCATATAACTAAAAATATAGAAATATGATTTTTGAAGTAAACCATATTGATAAGTACCTTCTATAAAAAATAATGGTAAATGCCATAATGACCAGAAAAAGGCCAGTACAATACTAGAAACAACCCAGTTGTAATGCTTTTCTAAATGGTCAAGTGCAAACCCTCTCCAGCCCAGTTCTTCTACTATAGGTCCAAAAAATAGCATAAATATAGCAAATGGTATAATCTTTATTGGATTAGCCAAATATTCCTTTAGAGTAGGTAATTCTAATAATGTTCCAGTGTGTAAAAAATAAAAAGCATACTAACTAAGTAAACTACTGGATAAAATAAAAAAATAAACAAATACCACTTAAATTCTATTTGACGTAAACTTAATATACGTCTCCAAAAATCTTTCCAATAACTCTTATCTCTTTTTAAATAAGCCAATATAATTCCAACAGACGTTGGAGCAATTCCACCTAATGCATAAAAAAATATAGGAATAATTCCATTTAAACCAAATATGACTGGAACTATATAAGATCCCCATGACCACATAAACGTCACTAAGAAAAAAGTCTTTAACTCATGATTTTTTAGACACATCACCAACACCTCTTCACGAGTAAGTGTGTACTCACTCACTTTGATTCCATCTTAT
This genomic interval carries:
- a CDS encoding TetR/AcrR family transcriptional regulator — translated: MNRAEVTKRKIIDSTIELIAEKGYAATSSREIAKKAGISEATIFKYYDNKDNLLNIVVETIIQDFLNYSFEHSFPKLLSENKSIQDMLQNILIERLTFFKENSNAFQVIIQEMMINPSIRELFIERVWVKLESISNDIFEKGKNEGVFRDIDNFFLQKALFGMLFYTNIFEKILNIQSEKYSIKKQADMILDILLNGISK
- a CDS encoding GrpB family protein, with translation MREIIIDVHHIESTAIPGIKAKPIIDILVVVSDIGEVDSYNCCMAELGYVAMGEYGIQRRRFFIKGGNKEIERHINFRDYLINHPNEAKEYSQLKEKLAEKYTYDIDSYVRGKNKFINKIDEKAKAWKENQTK
- a CDS encoding efflux RND transporter permease subunit; translated protein: MNAYVKLIKNNRKIFIVFFILLNIFAIAGVTKLKIKSDFDIFTPQNSEHKQILDEMNSTFNTSEQTIFLVEIDSQDISLNVIKQFRQIQNFLEGIDNIEFINGPAPEKIEMDDESINLNTTLTEENLDFLKEHYEGMGELSTLIQKNNKIYGLFTVFHGNSFGGNGLKQIENYLNNNQITHYITGDMYMQHKIIDYILMILCFLPPAAFLLIFIVFRTQMGNIKATFLSILPAGIAALWTMGTIGWIGKPVSIITVLAPIFTIVIGSADGLHFVSHVQDSCSEGKGRIRSIVETLKMVGVPMIITTVTSMAGFMSLLVMNTDAIKDLALFASLGILLAGVATWYVLPLILVGNINLNKPVSNGIFFTRKIKRLWGVASIVIVIILLVVAFIGIQNLSTEFNQLLIYRNHTKVYESFEKIMEVNDGSIPVYLYIKTEKDPLEPSYAHRFTKLEKDLVNSKYVKKAISTYDALSLVNAGLLELEHPTYPRNLKQVNYISSLIITEDNNPIAHLLDRERKSARIIVFPKDLENETLEIINKKIFEFNNKYKDLEIKATGAQYMMKELNDSMLTGQVKSILLAFSLVFVLLFISLKKIKPTIISLLPIAFTMLIIFGFMGFTGISLNLFTATIFSITIGVGIDYAVHFTSVWRSLKDIGYNSKIALEKAYAYTARPIMANALGLSIGLSALLFSPLRIHVYMSVLMWVSMLSGVFISLSFLPTILRRAR
- a CDS encoding CPBP family intramembrane glutamic endopeptidase, giving the protein MANPIKIIPFAIFMLFFGPIVEELGWRGFALDHLEKHYNWVVSSIVLAFFWSLWHLPLFFIEGTYQYGLLQKSYFYIFSYMIGMFIPTSIIMDWLYNKNNKSILSGVLFHFSMNFYGELIDIPNSLKYTVSIFITFIFAGIILMTYKRNINSSVEKKI